In Papaver somniferum cultivar HN1 chromosome 1, ASM357369v1, whole genome shotgun sequence, a genomic segment contains:
- the LOC113347319 gene encoding peptide-N4-(N-acetyl-beta-glucosaminyl)asparagine amidase A-like — translation MSSSAPIFLLLIIFSTFININISSSLINYPDRYIKSLTNPQSPNTTTEYTQVTTPSPPNPINPNCSVLVLQNDFNNTLGSPPYSTLYSPPANCSGPWNKIYLEYNVSCDGKQYDRISGVWLNGVEILRTSTAQPNPSGLSFWKVRKDVTKYSSLFNQSNLTLSVMLENLVNHEFTGVYHVNLSLLYYQDQDVINVQPVEPIQVQPLKLSRKLGGLGLADNTYNAGETTADLILPVSGSGWFWIQNGLDIHSNTIQIPQNTRKAVLEIYVSSHGNDEFWYSNPPNSYIEQNNLTTQRGSGAFRQVFATVDGVTVGSATPFPVIYTGGINPLFWEPVVAIGAFNFPTYDFDLTPFLGFLLDGKNHSFGLGVTDCISFWLVSANLHLWLDHGSDIVQAQSISYLTPPIEFKIKSKTDGLDGKFKIKGKRETEYSGWVNSSTGNFTTRITEKFKFKNKIKIKNYGQENQVKQKIKVKTEIIVENEIGQEISKLSISRKYPLKIKISTLPGADKDTFLSITNVSNSLEETYTSRSLSPNEEVEKSVENSQDSGGWMLVKDHSVILGTGSTAQTYSYQDQNGHYSRVVSAANGKISQDNSTLTTTSASSLSLSLST, via the coding sequence ATGTCTTCTTCAGCTCCCATATTTCTgcttctcatcatcttttccactttcatcaacatcaacatCTCATCATCATTAATCAATTATCCTGACCGTTACATCAAGTCATTAACAAATCCTCAATCACCAAACACAACAACAGAATACACTCAAGTAACAACACCGTCACCACCCAATCCAATTAATCCAAACTGTTCAGTCCTTGTTCTCCAAAATGATTTCAATAACACCTTAGGTTCACCACCGTATTCTACACTCTATTCTCCTCCGGCCAATTGTTCTGGTCCGTGGAACAAAATCTACCTCGAGTATAATGTCAGTTGTGATGGGAAACAGTACGATAGAATCTCAGGTGTTTGGCTTAATGGTGTTGAAATTTTAAGAACAAGTACAGCCCAACCAAACCCTTCTGGGTTATCCTTCTGGAAAGTTCGGAAAGATGTTACCAAGTATTCATCATTGTTTAATCAATCTAATTTAACATTATCTGTGATGCTTGAAAATCTtgttaatcatgagtttactggTGTTTATCATGTTAATCTTTCATTATTATATTATCAAGATCAAGATGTTATAAATGTCCAGCCAGTTGAGCCCATTCAAGTACAACCACTCAAATTGAGTAGAAAGCTAGGGGGTTTAGGTTTAGCCGACAACACTTACAATGCTGGCGAAACAACAGCGGATTTGATACTTCCAGTTTCTGGCAGTGGTTGGTTTTGGATTCAAAATGGGTTAGATATTCATTCCAACACGATTCAGATTCCACAAAATACTAGAAAAGCTGTTTTGGAAATTTATGTTTCATCTCATGGGAATGATGAATTTTGGTACTCTAATCCGCCCAACTCTTACATTGAACAGAATAATTTGACTACCCAGAGAGGGAGTGGAGCTTTCCGGCAAGTGTTTGCGACGGTTGATGGGGTTACCGTTGGTTCTGCGACTCCATTTCCTGTTATTTATACTGGTGGGATTAATCCATTGTTTTGGGAACCTGTTGTTGCTATCGGAGCATTTAATTTTCCTACTTATGATTTCGATTTGACTCCGTTTCTCGGGTTTCTATTAGATGGAAAGAATCATTCTTTTGGTCTTGGTGTTACGGATTGTATTTCATTTTGGCTTGTTAGCGCCAATCTTCACCTTTGGTTGGATCATGGGTCGGACATTGTTCAGGCGCAATCGATTTCCTATCTAACTCCTCCTATTGAgttcaaaataaaatcaaaaactgACGGTCTGGATGGGAAATTCAAGATTAAAGGAAAGAGAGAAACAGAGTACTCAGGCTGGGTTAATTCATCGACCGGGAACTTTACGACACGAATTACTGAAAAGTTCAAGttcaagaataaaatcaagatcaAGAACTATGGCCAGGAAAATCAAGTGAAACAGAAGATTAAAGTGAAGACTGAGATTATAGTTGAAAATGAGATTGGTCAGGAGATTAGTAAGTTGAGTATAAGTAGGAAGTATCCACTTAAAATTAAAATCTCGACGTTGCCCGGAGCCGACAAGGATACATTTTTATCGATTACTAATGTTTCTAATTCATTGGAAGAGACGTATACAAGTCGTTCTTTATCACCAAATGAGGAAGTAGAAAAATCTGTTGAGAACAGTCAAGATTCAGGTGGATGGATGCTTGTTAAAGACCATTCTGTTATATTGGGCACGGGGAGTACAGCACAAACATATAGTTACCAAGATCAAAATGGTCACTACTCTAGAGTTGTTTCTGCCGCTAATGGTAAAATTTCACAAGACAATTCGACTCTTACTACTACTAGCGCGTCGTCGTTGTCGTTGTCGTTGTCTACTTAA